In Nitrospinota bacterium, the genomic stretch ATAATCGAACAGGCCTCCAAGGCGGATAAAATCGTTATCGGCAAGAATTGCTGGATCGGCGCCAATTGCGTGGTGGTGGGAGGGGTTACCATAGCGGACGGATCCGTCATAGGCGCTGGGGCCGTGGTCACCAAAGACACGGAGCCGTATTCCATCAACGTGGGCGTCCCCGCGAAGAAAATCGGCGAAAGAAAATAGACTTCCCTTCCATGCCATTATCACTTCTCCGCGACCTGGCCGATAAGCTCCTTCGCCTGCCGGAACTTAAAGGGTTTGAGGGAAAAGATTTCGACAGCGCCCGCGCGGCGGAAATAGAGCGCCAGGTGCTTCGGAAAAAACCGGCTCTGGCCACCCTCTACAACGAGTATTGCCGCCCTTTTGTGGAATCGGCCAATCGCGCCGGGCCTGGAGCGACAATGGTGGAAATCGGCAGTGGCACAAGCCCTTTGAAGGATAAAGTTCCGGGCCTCATCACCAGCGACGTGACGCAGGTGGGCTGGCTGGACCTTTCGATGTCCGCGTTTGAAATGCCCTTCAAGTCTTCCTCGGTGGACCGGCTGTTCCTGATGTTCGTCTGTCACCATCTGGGCCGGTTCGAGGATTTTCTAAACGAGGCCCGGCGTGTGTTAAAACCCGGTGGTGAAATGGTGATAGTGGATCCTGCCATAACGCCATTCTCGAAGCTGTATTACAAAATCCACGTGGATAAGATGGACGTTACCGCCAAAGAATGGGGTTTTGAAGGCGATGGCAGGCTCACCGACAGCAACATAGCCCTGGCGTGGATGGCCTTTTTCCGGGACCGGGAAAAGTTCCAGCGGATGTACCCTGAATTCAAAATAGAAAAAGTGGAATACAACACCTGCCTTTCGTTCCTGCTCACCGGCGGGTTCAGGATCCGCCAGCTTCTGCCAACCTTCGCCATCAACGGCCTGTTCGCGCTGGAGAACTGGATTATCCGGAACGTCACCAGCAAGATAGCGGTGACCATGGCCGTAACTGTTAAAAGGGTGTGATGTTTCAATAAATGTGCGGCATAACAGGGTTCATTAATCCCTCCGGCGCGGACAACGCTAAAGAACTGGCGCGCAAGGTGGAAGGCATGGCCGGGGCCATGATAAAACGCGGCCCCGACGCGGGCGGAGCATGGGTGGACGAACCAATGCAAGTGGCCCTGGGTCACCGGCGCCTGTCCATCATAGACCTCTCGCCCGCCGGGGCCCAGCCCATGGAATCCGCGTCCGGAAGGTACGTCATCGCCTACAACGGCGAGGTGTACAATTTCGCCGATGTCCGCCGGGAACTGGAAACTAGCGGCCCCGTAAAATGGCGCGGCCATTCGGACACCGAGGTGATGCTGGCCGCCATGGAGCGGTATGGGGTAAAAAAAGCGCTGGAGAAATTCAACGGCATGTTCGCCTTCGCCCTGTGGGACAGGCAAGAACGGACATTGACGCTAGCCAGAGACCGCATCGGCAAAAAACCGCTCTATTACGGCTGGATGAACGGGGCCTTCCTGTTCGCCTCGGAAATGAAGGCGCTCATGGCCTGGCCCGGCTTCCGCTCGGAAATAGACCGGGGCGCGCTGGCCTTGTTCCTGCGGCACAACTATGTGCCGTCGCCTTATTCCATATTCAAAGGCATCCACAAGCTACGGCCCGGCCATATCGTCACGTTTGAAAATCCGTTTTCGCAGGCGGCCGCCCCGGCTCCGGAACCGTACTGGTCGGCCAAAACCGTGTTCGACTCCGCCGAAACCTGCCTGTTCGACGCGCCGGAGAGCGAGCTTTTAGATAACCTCGAAAAGCTCCTGTTAGACGCGGTGAAGATAAGGATGATAAGCGACGTGCCCCTGGGCGCGTTTTTGTCGGGGGGTATAGACTCGTCACTGGTGGTGGCGCTGATGCAGGCCCAGAGCGCCCAACCGGTGAAAACCTTCACCATCGGATTTAACGAGGAAGGTTACAACGAGGCGGTTCACGCCCAGGCCGTGGCCCGGCGCTTGCGCACGGACCACACGGAATTATACGTCACGCCGGAAGAGGCCATGGGGGTGATACCCGATTTGCCCTCAATCTACGACGAGCCTTTCGCCGATTCGTCGCAGATACCCACATTTCTTGTATCAAAACTGGCGCGGCGGAAAGTAACCGTGGCCCTCTCCGGCGACGGGGGGGACGAAAGTTTCGGCGGGTACAACAGGTACATCTGGGCCATGTCCATCTGGCGTAAAATGCGCTTGGCTCCCCGGGGGGCAAGAAAAGTAATGGCCGGGATCATCGCCTCCGCGCCGCCGGGCGTCTTGGGGGCTTTATATGGCATGGCGGAATTCATCCTGCCCAAAACAGCCCGTGTCACAAACCCGGTGGACAAACTGTATAAACTGGCGGACATTTTGTCCCTCTCCGGCCCCATGGATATATACCGCTGGCTGGTGTCCCATTACAAAAACCCTGCGGAAATAGCCATCGGCGCCACGGAACCGCCCACGGCTTTGGATGACAGTTCGAGTTTCGTCAACACGGCGGATTTTACGCGCCAGATGATGTATATGGACATCATCACCTATTTGCCCGACGACATCCTGGTGAAAGTGGACAGGGCCAGCATGGGCGTAAGCCTGGAGGCCCGGGCGCCTTTGCTGGATCATCGCGTGGTGGAGTTTGCCGCCAGGCTTTCCACAGCCGCAAAGATAAAAGATGGCAATGGCAAATGGCTTCTGCGCAAAGTCCTTTACCGCCATGTGCCGCAAGAGCTCATCGAACGCCCCAAAATGGGTTTCGGGATGCCCATAGACGTGTGGCTTCGCGGGCCGTTGCGGGAATGGGGCGAAGAGCTGTTGAGCGAAAAGAAGTTGAGGGAAGATGGTTATTTCAATCCGGGGCCCATCCGCCGCCAGTGGGAAGAGCACGTTTCCGGCAGGCGCAACTGGCATTACGCCCTATGGAACATTCTTATGTTCCAGGCGTGGTTAAACGGTTATAATCACCACGTAAAATAAACTGGCCGGGCGTTTCTTGCCCTGGTCTAAACCAACTGCTGTATTTTCACTGTCTATACTCATACCGTTTTAAGGGCGCTTACTATGCGAGTGATGATTTTGGGCGGGGACGGTTATCTTGGCTGGCCCACGGCCATGATGTTCGCCAATAACGGGCACGACGTAGTTGTCATGGACAATTACCTCCGCCGTAACATGGCGCGGGAAACAAGCTCCGAAGCGCTCATGCCCAACCCGAACCTCAACGCCCGGGCGGACATTTTTAAAAGCGTCACCGGGAAAAGCGTAAAAGTGGTAATCGGTGATTGCGCCGATTACATGGAGCTGTCGCGGGTTTTCGCCGGGTTTTGCCCGGAAGCGGTGGTG encodes the following:
- the asnB gene encoding asparagine synthase (glutamine-hydrolyzing), translating into MCGITGFINPSGADNAKELARKVEGMAGAMIKRGPDAGGAWVDEPMQVALGHRRLSIIDLSPAGAQPMESASGRYVIAYNGEVYNFADVRRELETSGPVKWRGHSDTEVMLAAMERYGVKKALEKFNGMFAFALWDRQERTLTLARDRIGKKPLYYGWMNGAFLFASEMKALMAWPGFRSEIDRGALALFLRHNYVPSPYSIFKGIHKLRPGHIVTFENPFSQAAAPAPEPYWSAKTVFDSAETCLFDAPESELLDNLEKLLLDAVKIRMISDVPLGAFLSGGIDSSLVVALMQAQSAQPVKTFTIGFNEEGYNEAVHAQAVARRLRTDHTELYVTPEEAMGVIPDLPSIYDEPFADSSQIPTFLVSKLARRKVTVALSGDGGDESFGGYNRYIWAMSIWRKMRLAPRGARKVMAGIIASAPPGVLGALYGMAEFILPKTARVTNPVDKLYKLADILSLSGPMDIYRWLVSHYKNPAEIAIGATEPPTALDDSSSFVNTADFTRQMMYMDIITYLPDDILVKVDRASMGVSLEARAPLLDHRVVEFAARLSTAAKIKDGNGKWLLRKVLYRHVPQELIERPKMGFGMPIDVWLRGPLREWGEELLSEKKLREDGYFNPGPIRRQWEEHVSGRRNWHYALWNILMFQAWLNGYNHHVK
- a CDS encoding class I SAM-dependent methyltransferase, with amino-acid sequence MPLSLLRDLADKLLRLPELKGFEGKDFDSARAAEIERQVLRKKPALATLYNEYCRPFVESANRAGPGATMVEIGSGTSPLKDKVPGLITSDVTQVGWLDLSMSAFEMPFKSSSVDRLFLMFVCHHLGRFEDFLNEARRVLKPGGEMVIVDPAITPFSKLYYKIHVDKMDVTAKEWGFEGDGRLTDSNIALAWMAFFRDREKFQRMYPEFKIEKVEYNTCLSFLLTGGFRIRQLLPTFAINGLFALENWIIRNVTSKIAVTMAVTVKRV